A region of Sparus aurata chromosome 8, fSpaAur1.1, whole genome shotgun sequence DNA encodes the following proteins:
- the lmod2a gene encoding leiomodin-2a produces MSTFGFRTELKKYEELDEDELLATLSSEELQELERELDHLDDNVPIGLRQKDQTAKTPTGSFDRDALQKYWEDENKKLLEDEKIESSSEQDGRPEKSRGERAMVTTSDAGKTLDSNRKKISQKGKKAQSVASKNDAKEDEAEKKDECKKEAPSRNKCPQKNAPSKVSRSEAKRTETTEQVLNVTSDRASGNPTVIDKTLEQILCDDATVSEVNLNNIEDISQETLLRFAEALCTNTHVHMFSLANTHADDRVAFAISKMLSENQFIRNLNIESNFVSGQGILALLAALQHNRTLVELRFHNQRHICGGKVEMEMVQLLRENTTLLKLGYQFDLPGPRMTATSILTRNQDQQRQKRLQQKTERSPPEVSGSSAENKPKKKSSQPSKTVENQKRNPPPPPSVEPQTRKIAEVVKQHEGSNSSKSQSHQRKPKSKKLKNGANEKESADILKDLKNALKPSLQKRRDEPPRLPQRSSRDDLMAAIRGSSIGSLKRVDPSEA; encoded by the exons ATGAGTACCTTTGGGTTCCGCACGGAGCTGAAGAAGTACGAGGAGCTGGATGAAGACGAGCTGCTGGCCACGCTGTCGTCCGAGGAGCTCCAGGAGCTGGAGAGGGAGCTGGACCACCTCGACGACAACGTCCCCATCGGCCTGAGGCAGAAAGACCAGACCGCCAAGACTCCGACGGGGAGCTTCGACAGGGACGCTCTGCAGAAGTACTGGGAGGACGAGAACAAGAAGCTGCTGGAGGACGAGAAGATTGAGTCCAGCAGTGAACAG GACGGACGCCCTGAAAAGAGCAGAGGGGAGCGAGCGATGGTGACCACCAGCGACGCCGGCAAGACTCTGGACAGCAACAGGAAGAAGATTTCACAAAAGGGGAAGAAGGCGCAGAGTGTCGCCAGCAAGAATGATGCTAAGGAAGACGAGGCGGAGAAGAAAGATGAGTGTAAAAAAGAGGCTCCGAGCAGGAACAAGTGTCCTCAGAAGAACGCTCCTTCAAAAGTCTCGAGGAGTGAAGCAAAGAGGACTGAAACCACCGAGCAAGTCCTGAATGTGACCTCCGACAGAGCCAGCGGGAACCCGACGGTCATCGACAAAACTCTGGAGCAGATCCTCTGCGACGACGCCACCGTCAGCGAAGTCAACCTCAACAACATCGAGGACATCTCCCAGGAAACCTTGCTCCGCTTCGCCGAGGCCCTCTGCACAAACACTCACGTCCACATGTTCAGCCTCGCCAACACCCACGCCGACGACCGGGTGGCCTTCGCCATCTCCAAGATGCTCAGCGAGAACCAGTTCATCAGAAACCTGAACATCGAGTCCAACTTCGTGTCCGGTCAGGGCATCCTGGCTCTGCTGGCGGCGCTGCAGCACAACAGGACGCTGGTGGAGCTGCGCTTCCACAACCAGAGGCACATCTGTGGGGGGaaggtggagatggagatggtccAGCTGCTGAGGGAAAACACCACCCTGCTCAAGCTTGGGTATCAGTTCGACCTCCCGGGCCCGAGGATGACGGCGACTAGCATCCTGACGCGGAACCAGGACCAGCAACGACAGAAGAGGCTCCAACAGAAGACAGAACGGAGTCCTCCTGAAGTGTCCGGATCATCCGCAGAGAACAAACCTAAGAAGAAGTCGTCGCAACCTTCTAAGACTGTTGAAAACCAGAAAAGAAATCCTCCTCCGCCTCCGTCTGTAGAACCTCAGACGAGAAAGATCGCCGAAGTGGTGAAACAGCACGAAGGCTCGAACAGCTCGAAGAGCCAGTCGCACCAAAGGAAACCGAAGTCAAAGAAGCTCAAGAATGGTGCGAATGAAAAGGAGAGCGCAGATATTCTCAAAGACCTGAAGAACGCTTTGAAGCCGTCGCTGCAGAAGAGACGAGATGAACCACCACGCCTGCCGCAGAGGTCAAGCCGCGACGATCTGATGGCAGCAATTCGTGGGAGCAGCATTGGGTCGTTAAAACGG GTGGATCCGTCAGAGGCCTGA
- the asb15a gene encoding ankyrin repeat and SOCS box protein 15 isoform X3, translating into MRAAGILCTERRSNLWSRSWRRCCTVASFRMTLEEKTSDGETFLTLAVKAGLAENVKMLLDHGASPHTTNSRNESPLLLAVRAGSYQMVSDLIRGGALVEQMCLKKWTAMHEASRAGCVHVMELLLQNGGRVSQTDQHGVTPLGIAAEYSHAEVLELLIKHGADVNAQAPNGDSVLYDAAGSGNPDCIDILLQHGANPNIRNLSSQLPIHHAAYEGHYLALRILIPITTRRALRLSGHSPVHSAADGGHVHCLELLLQKGFDVNALLAPHISENYGDMRRSPLYFAVSNGDATCTELLLKSGAKPDLDPLRCLLVAVRSGRYEIVKLLLAAKADVNCYFTVVNDTVFPTALQYCLKDEVMMRLLLNNGYDAERCFCCNHDDDWEDSQHQEEKVSFCELVSVSWLLNLVGRVVSILLDYVGPVSLCSKLTKILQKHKEWPHILRTTGNPRSLSHLSRVVIRKHLSCSGLMSLQLPNRLKDFLLFKENDLYAKIICREE; encoded by the exons ATGAGAGCGGCTGGTATCCTCTGCACAGAGCGGCGGTCCAACCTCTGGTCCAGGTCCTGGAGACGGTGCTGTACGGTGG CTTCTTTCCGTATGACTCTGGAGGAGAAGACTTCAGACGGTGAGACCTTCCTGACTTTGGCCGTGAAAGCTGGTTTGGCGGAGAACGTGAAGATGCTGCTGGATCACGGAGCTTCTCCTCACACCACCAACAGCAGGAATGAATCTCCGCTGCTTTTAG CAGTCAGAGCCGGATCTTATCAGATGGTCTCTGATCTGATACGAGGAGGAGCTCTGGTGGAGCAGATGTGTCTGAAGAAGTGGACGGCCATGCACGAGGCGTCCAGGGCCGGCTGCGTTCACGTCATGGAGCTCCTGCTGCAGAATGGAGGTCGGGTTTCTCAGACGGACCAGCATGGGGTGACTCCTCTGGGCATCGCTGCAGAGTACAGCCACGCTGAAGTCCTGGAGCTCCTCATCAAGCACG GTGCTGACGTAAACGCCCAGGCACCAAACGGCGACAGCGTCCTGTACGACGCCGCAGGCTCGGGGAACCCGGACTGCATCGACATCCTGCTGCAGCACGGAGCCAATCCCAACATCCGCAACCTGAGCTCCCAGCTGCCCATCCACCACGCTGCATACGAAGGACACTACCT AGCTTTGAGGATTTTGATCCCCATCACCACTCGACGGGCCCTGCGGCTGTCCGGCCACAGCCCCGTCCACTCCGCCGCTGACGGAGGCCACGTCCACtgcctggagctgctgctgcagaaaggCTTCGACGTCAACGCGCTGTTAGCGCCCCACATCTCAGAAAATTATGGAGACATGAGGAGAAGCCCGCTGTACTTTGCTGTCTCCAACGGGGACGCCACCTgcactgagctgctgctgaagtcaGGAGCCAAACCCGACCTGGACCCTCTGCGCTGCCTCCTGGTGGCGGTCCGGTCGGGGCGCTACGAGATcgtgaagctgctgctggcggCGAAGGCAGACGTGAACTGTTACTTCACGGTGGTGAACGACACGGTGTTTCCCACGGCGCTGCAGTACTGCCTGAAGGACGAGGTGATGATGAGGCTGCTGCTCAACAACGGCTACGATGCTGAGAGGTGTTTCTGCTGTAACCATGACGATGACTGGGAGGACTCCCAACATCAGGAAGAAAAAGTTTCT tTCTGTGAGTTGGTCAGCGTCTCCTGGCTCCTGAACCTGGTGGGCCGAGTCGTGTCGATCCTCCTCGACTACGTCGGTCCggtttctctctgcagcaaGCTGACCAAgatcctgcagaaacacaaggAGTGGCCTCACATTCTCAGGACCACAG GTAaccctcgctctctgtctcacctGAGCAGAGTGGTGATCAGGAAACACCTGAGCTGCAGCGGTCTGATGTCTCTCCAGCTGCCCAACAGGCTGAAGGACTTCCTGCTGTTCAAGGAGAACGACCTGTACGCCAAAATCATCTGCAGGGAGGAGTGA
- the LOC115585919 gene encoding ankyrin repeat and SOCS box protein 15-like produces the protein MCSVLFISCSNVSHPCRVMNTYEEYDDEELSDYIIQLSIQESCQDAFLKSAASLAAATDENLRVLAAIEQGEVWTLREMLRHTFAFRESDSRGWLPLHRAASQPTLEVLQTVLRSAAQGPGLEERTAVGGETPLTLAVKAGLVQNVKSLLDHGASPHNTNSKNESPLLLAVRAGSYEMASTLVANGAWVEQVCQKKWTAMHEAAKVGQVDILMLLLRNGGRVNHRDVTGVTPLAVAAEHGHYNVTEILLNCGSRVNSQACNGESVLLDAATSGDTACIQLLLDNGADPNLPSATGHLPIHKAAYAGHYDALKMLIPLTTKRAIKEAGQSPVHSAAEGGHSCCLELLLSCSFDVNYRMNTRNSENYRDMRKSALYFAVSNGDVDCTKLLLAAGAKTDLDPLCCLLVAVRSGRYEIVKLLLAAKADVNCYFTVVSDTVFPTALQYCLKDEVMMRLLLNNGYKVESCFLCHHDNASDDADDEERTIPFCEFMSLCCLVHLSGSVVRILLDYVSHVNICPKLRLTLEKQAEWPEICDILGSPRSLGHLCRLEIRRRLTLRKLNNTEIMSSQLFPPRLKSFILYQELDLYSQDPERIM, from the exons ATGTGCTCCGTGCTGTTCATCAGCTGCAGTAATGTGTCTCATCCCTGCAGAGTGATGAACACTTATGAAGAATACGATGACGAGGAGCTCAGCGACTACATCATCCAGCTCAGTATCCAAGAGTCCTGCCAAGATGCTTTTCTCAAGTCTGCTGCAAG TTTAGCAGCAGCGACGGATGAAAACCTGAGAGTCCTGGCTGCCATCGAGCAAG GTGAAGTCTGGACCCTCAGGGAGATGCTGAGGCACACCTTCGCCTTCAGGGAGTCGGACAGTCGCGGCTGGCTTCCTCTGCATCGAGCTGCGTCCCAGCCGACCCTGGAGGTTCTGCAGACCGTGCTGCGCT CGGCAGCTCAGGGGCCCGGCCTGGAGGAGAGGACGGCCGTGGGCGGAGAGACGCCGCTGACGCTGGCAGTTAAAGCCGGACTGGTGCAGAATGTGAAGAGCCTGCTGGATCACGGAGCTTCACCCCACAACACCAACAGCAAGAACGAGTCGCCGCTGCTGCTCG CGGTGAGGGCCGGCTCCTACGAGATGGCGAGCACACTGGTCGCTAATGGCGCCTGGGTGGAGCAAGTTTGCCAGAAGAAGTGGACGGCGATGCACGAGGCGGCGAAGGTCGGACAGGTGGACatcctgatgctgctgctgaggaacGGCGGCCGCGTGAACCACAGGGACGTGACGGGAGTGACGCCGctcgccgtggctgcagagcacGGACACTACAACGTCACGGAGATCCTGCTGAACTGCG GCAGCAGAGTCAACTCTCAGGCCTGtaacggtgaaagtgtcctgcTGGACGCGGCCACGTCAGGAGACACCGCCTGcattcagctgctgctggacaaCGGAGCCGACCCAAACCTGCCCAGCGCCACCGGACACCTGCCCATCCACAAGGCAGCGTACGCCGGACACTACGA TGCTCTGAAGATGCTGATACCTCTGACCACAAAGAGGGCCATCAAAGAGGCGGGTCAGAGCCCGGTCCACTCTGCGGCAGAGGGCGGCCACAGCTGCTGCCTGGAGCTCCTGTTGTCCTGCAGCTTCGACGTCAACTACCGCATGAACACCAGGAACTCAGAGAACTACCGGGACATGAGGAAGAGCGCTTTGTACTTCGCGGTCTCCAACGGAGACGTGGACTGCACCAAACTGCTGCTGGCGGCCGGGGCGAAGACTGACCTGGACCCTCTGTGCTGCCTCCTGGTGGCGGTCCGGTCGGGCCGCTACGAGATcgtgaagctgctgctggcggCGAAAGCAGACGTGAACTGTTACTTCACGGTGGTGAGCGACACGGTGTTTCCCACGGCGCTGCAGTACTGCCTGAAGGACGAGGTGATGATGAGGCTGCTGCTCAACAACGGCTACAAGGTGGAGAGCTGCTTCCTCTGTCACCATGACAACGCTTCGGATGATGCAGATGACGAGGAGAGGACAATTCCA TTCTGTGAGTTCATGAGCCTCTGCTGCCTCGTGCATCTGTCCGGGAGCGTGGTCCGAATCCTGCTGGACTACGTCAGCCACGTCAACATCTGCCCCAAACTCAGACTGACCCTAGAGAAGCAGGCAGAGTGGCCCGAAATATGTGACATCCTCG GCAGTCCTCGCTCCCTCGGTCACCTCTGCAGACTGGAGATCAGGAGGCGTCTGACCCTGAGGAAGCTCAACAACACCGAGATCATGAGCTCACAGCTTTTCCCTCCCAGGCTGAAGAGCTTCATATTGTACCAGGAGCTCGACCTCTACAGCCAGGACCCTGAACGCATCATGTGA
- the asb15a gene encoding ankyrin repeat and SOCS box protein 15 isoform X2, with protein sequence MDAADEMDEDELLDYDVQMSIQESCQQERLTGSGRSEALKLVEAIKQGDRLALKELCDFPAAFSQVDESGWYPLHRAAVQPLVQVLETVLYASFRMTLEEKTSDGETFLTLAVKAGLAENVKMLLDHGASPHTTNSRNESPLLLAVRAGSYQMVSDLIRGGALVEQMCLKKWTAMHEASRAGCVHVMELLLQNGGRVSQTDQHGVTPLGIAAEYSHAEVLELLIKHGADVNAQAPNGDSVLYDAAGSGNPDCIDILLQHGANPNIRNLSSQLPIHHAAYEGHYLALRILIPITTRRALRLSGHSPVHSAADGGHVHCLELLLQKGFDVNALLAPHISENYGDMRRSPLYFAVSNGDATCTELLLKSGAKPDLDPLRCLLVAVRSGRYEIVKLLLAAKADVNCYFTVVNDTVFPTALQYCLKDEVMMRLLLNNGYDAERCFCCNHDDDWEDSQHQEEKVSFCELVSVSWLLNLVGRVVSILLDYVGPVSLCSKLTKILQKHKEWPHILRTTEW encoded by the exons ATGGATGCAGCCGATGAGATGGACGAAGATGAACTCCTGGACTACGACGTTCAGATGAGCATTCAGGAGTCGTGTCAGCAGGAACGTCTGACAGGATCAGGGAG gagtgaagctctGAAGCTCGTGGAAGCCATTAAACAAG GTGACAGGTTGGCTCTGAAGGAGCTCTGTGATTTCCCAGCAGCCTTCAGTCAGGTGGATGAGAGCGGCTGGTATCCTCTGCACAGAGCGGCGGTCCAACCTCTGGTCCAGGTCCTGGAGACGGTGCTGTACG CTTCTTTCCGTATGACTCTGGAGGAGAAGACTTCAGACGGTGAGACCTTCCTGACTTTGGCCGTGAAAGCTGGTTTGGCGGAGAACGTGAAGATGCTGCTGGATCACGGAGCTTCTCCTCACACCACCAACAGCAGGAATGAATCTCCGCTGCTTTTAG CAGTCAGAGCCGGATCTTATCAGATGGTCTCTGATCTGATACGAGGAGGAGCTCTGGTGGAGCAGATGTGTCTGAAGAAGTGGACGGCCATGCACGAGGCGTCCAGGGCCGGCTGCGTTCACGTCATGGAGCTCCTGCTGCAGAATGGAGGTCGGGTTTCTCAGACGGACCAGCATGGGGTGACTCCTCTGGGCATCGCTGCAGAGTACAGCCACGCTGAAGTCCTGGAGCTCCTCATCAAGCACG GTGCTGACGTAAACGCCCAGGCACCAAACGGCGACAGCGTCCTGTACGACGCCGCAGGCTCGGGGAACCCGGACTGCATCGACATCCTGCTGCAGCACGGAGCCAATCCCAACATCCGCAACCTGAGCTCCCAGCTGCCCATCCACCACGCTGCATACGAAGGACACTACCT AGCTTTGAGGATTTTGATCCCCATCACCACTCGACGGGCCCTGCGGCTGTCCGGCCACAGCCCCGTCCACTCCGCCGCTGACGGAGGCCACGTCCACtgcctggagctgctgctgcagaaaggCTTCGACGTCAACGCGCTGTTAGCGCCCCACATCTCAGAAAATTATGGAGACATGAGGAGAAGCCCGCTGTACTTTGCTGTCTCCAACGGGGACGCCACCTgcactgagctgctgctgaagtcaGGAGCCAAACCCGACCTGGACCCTCTGCGCTGCCTCCTGGTGGCGGTCCGGTCGGGGCGCTACGAGATcgtgaagctgctgctggcggCGAAGGCAGACGTGAACTGTTACTTCACGGTGGTGAACGACACGGTGTTTCCCACGGCGCTGCAGTACTGCCTGAAGGACGAGGTGATGATGAGGCTGCTGCTCAACAACGGCTACGATGCTGAGAGGTGTTTCTGCTGTAACCATGACGATGACTGGGAGGACTCCCAACATCAGGAAGAAAAAGTTTCT tTCTGTGAGTTGGTCAGCGTCTCCTGGCTCCTGAACCTGGTGGGCCGAGTCGTGTCGATCCTCCTCGACTACGTCGGTCCggtttctctctgcagcaaGCTGACCAAgatcctgcagaaacacaaggAGTGGCCTCACATTCTCAGGACCACAG AGTGGTGA
- the asb15a gene encoding ankyrin repeat and SOCS box protein 15 isoform X1, which translates to MDAADEMDEDELLDYDVQMSIQESCQQERLTGSGRSEALKLVEAIKQGDRLALKELCDFPAAFSQVDESGWYPLHRAAVQPLVQVLETVLYASFRMTLEEKTSDGETFLTLAVKAGLAENVKMLLDHGASPHTTNSRNESPLLLAVRAGSYQMVSDLIRGGALVEQMCLKKWTAMHEASRAGCVHVMELLLQNGGRVSQTDQHGVTPLGIAAEYSHAEVLELLIKHGADVNAQAPNGDSVLYDAAGSGNPDCIDILLQHGANPNIRNLSSQLPIHHAAYEGHYLALRILIPITTRRALRLSGHSPVHSAADGGHVHCLELLLQKGFDVNALLAPHISENYGDMRRSPLYFAVSNGDATCTELLLKSGAKPDLDPLRCLLVAVRSGRYEIVKLLLAAKADVNCYFTVVNDTVFPTALQYCLKDEVMMRLLLNNGYDAERCFCCNHDDDWEDSQHQEEKVSFCELVSVSWLLNLVGRVVSILLDYVGPVSLCSKLTKILQKHKEWPHILRTTGNPRSLSHLSRVVIRKHLSCSGLMSLQLPNRLKDFLLFKENDLYAKIICREE; encoded by the exons ATGGATGCAGCCGATGAGATGGACGAAGATGAACTCCTGGACTACGACGTTCAGATGAGCATTCAGGAGTCGTGTCAGCAGGAACGTCTGACAGGATCAGGGAG gagtgaagctctGAAGCTCGTGGAAGCCATTAAACAAG GTGACAGGTTGGCTCTGAAGGAGCTCTGTGATTTCCCAGCAGCCTTCAGTCAGGTGGATGAGAGCGGCTGGTATCCTCTGCACAGAGCGGCGGTCCAACCTCTGGTCCAGGTCCTGGAGACGGTGCTGTACG CTTCTTTCCGTATGACTCTGGAGGAGAAGACTTCAGACGGTGAGACCTTCCTGACTTTGGCCGTGAAAGCTGGTTTGGCGGAGAACGTGAAGATGCTGCTGGATCACGGAGCTTCTCCTCACACCACCAACAGCAGGAATGAATCTCCGCTGCTTTTAG CAGTCAGAGCCGGATCTTATCAGATGGTCTCTGATCTGATACGAGGAGGAGCTCTGGTGGAGCAGATGTGTCTGAAGAAGTGGACGGCCATGCACGAGGCGTCCAGGGCCGGCTGCGTTCACGTCATGGAGCTCCTGCTGCAGAATGGAGGTCGGGTTTCTCAGACGGACCAGCATGGGGTGACTCCTCTGGGCATCGCTGCAGAGTACAGCCACGCTGAAGTCCTGGAGCTCCTCATCAAGCACG GTGCTGACGTAAACGCCCAGGCACCAAACGGCGACAGCGTCCTGTACGACGCCGCAGGCTCGGGGAACCCGGACTGCATCGACATCCTGCTGCAGCACGGAGCCAATCCCAACATCCGCAACCTGAGCTCCCAGCTGCCCATCCACCACGCTGCATACGAAGGACACTACCT AGCTTTGAGGATTTTGATCCCCATCACCACTCGACGGGCCCTGCGGCTGTCCGGCCACAGCCCCGTCCACTCCGCCGCTGACGGAGGCCACGTCCACtgcctggagctgctgctgcagaaaggCTTCGACGTCAACGCGCTGTTAGCGCCCCACATCTCAGAAAATTATGGAGACATGAGGAGAAGCCCGCTGTACTTTGCTGTCTCCAACGGGGACGCCACCTgcactgagctgctgctgaagtcaGGAGCCAAACCCGACCTGGACCCTCTGCGCTGCCTCCTGGTGGCGGTCCGGTCGGGGCGCTACGAGATcgtgaagctgctgctggcggCGAAGGCAGACGTGAACTGTTACTTCACGGTGGTGAACGACACGGTGTTTCCCACGGCGCTGCAGTACTGCCTGAAGGACGAGGTGATGATGAGGCTGCTGCTCAACAACGGCTACGATGCTGAGAGGTGTTTCTGCTGTAACCATGACGATGACTGGGAGGACTCCCAACATCAGGAAGAAAAAGTTTCT tTCTGTGAGTTGGTCAGCGTCTCCTGGCTCCTGAACCTGGTGGGCCGAGTCGTGTCGATCCTCCTCGACTACGTCGGTCCggtttctctctgcagcaaGCTGACCAAgatcctgcagaaacacaaggAGTGGCCTCACATTCTCAGGACCACAG GTAaccctcgctctctgtctcacctGAGCAGAGTGGTGATCAGGAAACACCTGAGCTGCAGCGGTCTGATGTCTCTCCAGCTGCCCAACAGGCTGAAGGACTTCCTGCTGTTCAAGGAGAACGACCTGTACGCCAAAATCATCTGCAGGGAGGAGTGA